A single window of Inquilinus sp. Marseille-Q2685 DNA harbors:
- a CDS encoding MFS transporter, producing the protein MSGDRTSAAPAASRARFDPGSLDAVNFLLADARGAVGPYLNVYLVTERGWSLSALGVVTLVSGVAALALQTPIGAAIDRTRFKRGAIVLALAVMAVGAVAIFLRTDFWWILVASVMIAVVGDIFYPAVAALTLGLIGRRRLAQRTGRNAAFDHAGNVVIAVMAAAVGWWFSQRAVFLLVPVFALLAAAATLSIPAQAIDHDRARAADAGDRAGRRAARPGWKVLLRRRPLVVFGICAFLFHFANAPLLPLVGQVLAFAHPAWATAMMSVCIVAAQAVMLPISILVGHRADRWGRKPLFLIGFAGLPVRAVLFTLSHDTGWLIAVQLLDGIGFGIYAALTPLVVADLMRGTGHYNMALGAVATMTGIGASLSGLVAGVVVDAFGFDAAFLTLGLVAAAAALAFAAAMPETRRDPKNDPARCG; encoded by the coding sequence GTGAGCGGCGACCGGACATCCGCCGCGCCTGCGGCGTCCCGGGCCCGCTTCGATCCGGGCTCGCTGGACGCCGTCAACTTCCTGCTGGCCGATGCGCGCGGCGCCGTCGGCCCGTATCTGAACGTCTATCTCGTCACCGAGCGGGGCTGGAGCCTGTCGGCCCTCGGCGTCGTCACCCTGGTCAGCGGGGTCGCGGCCCTGGCGCTGCAGACCCCGATCGGCGCGGCGATCGACCGCACGCGCTTCAAGCGCGGTGCGATCGTGCTGGCCCTGGCGGTCATGGCGGTGGGCGCGGTCGCCATCTTCCTGCGCACGGATTTCTGGTGGATCCTGGTCGCGTCCGTGATGATCGCGGTGGTCGGCGACATCTTCTACCCCGCCGTCGCGGCCCTGACCCTCGGGCTGATCGGGCGTCGCCGGCTGGCGCAGCGGACGGGGCGCAACGCGGCGTTCGACCATGCCGGCAACGTGGTGATCGCCGTGATGGCCGCCGCCGTCGGCTGGTGGTTCTCGCAACGCGCGGTGTTCCTGCTGGTGCCGGTCTTCGCCCTGCTGGCGGCCGCGGCGACGCTGTCCATCCCGGCGCAGGCGATCGATCACGATCGCGCCCGCGCCGCCGACGCGGGAGATCGGGCGGGGAGGAGGGCCGCCCGGCCCGGCTGGAAGGTGCTGCTCCGGCGCCGGCCGCTGGTGGTGTTCGGGATCTGCGCCTTCCTGTTCCACTTCGCCAACGCACCGCTGCTGCCGCTGGTCGGGCAGGTGCTCGCCTTCGCCCATCCCGCCTGGGCGACGGCGATGATGTCCGTCTGCATCGTGGCGGCCCAGGCGGTGATGCTGCCGATCTCGATCCTGGTCGGCCACAGGGCGGACCGTTGGGGCCGCAAGCCGCTCTTCCTGATCGGCTTCGCCGGCCTGCCGGTGCGCGCGGTGCTGTTCACCCTCTCGCACGACACCGGCTGGCTGATCGCCGTGCAACTCCTGGACGGGATCGGGTTCGGCATCTATGCCGCCCTGACGCCGCTGGTCGTCGCCGACCTGATGCGCGGCACCGGCCACTACAACATGGCCCTGGGCGCGGTGGCGACGATGACGGGGATCGGCGCCTCGCTCAGCGGCCTCGTCGCCGGGGTGGTGGTCGACGCCTTCGGCTTCGATGCCGCCTTCCTCACCCTGGGCCTGGTCGCCGCGGCCGCCGCCCTGGCCTTCGCGGCGGCGATGCCCGAGACGCGGCGGGATCCGAAGAACGACCCGGCACGGTGCGGCTGA
- a CDS encoding glutathione S-transferase family protein, with product MTAIITAFERSPDRGKGLARDMRVRWALEEVGQPYDVRLLSFEAMKEPAHLALHPFGQIPTYEDGDLALFESGAIVLHIAERYGGLLPDDANARARAIAWMFAALDTVEPPIFDRALARILERDEPWYEQRLRFLEDSIRTRLGHLSRRLGDAEWLDGAFSAGDLLMVTVLRRLQGSDLLEDHPNLSAYVARGEARPAYKRAFAAQLAVFTAASAG from the coding sequence ATGACGGCCATCATCACCGCCTTTGAACGCTCGCCCGACCGCGGCAAGGGGCTGGCGCGCGACATGCGCGTCCGCTGGGCCCTGGAAGAGGTGGGCCAGCCCTACGACGTCCGCCTGCTGTCGTTCGAGGCGATGAAGGAGCCCGCGCATCTGGCGCTGCATCCGTTCGGGCAGATCCCGACCTATGAGGACGGCGACCTCGCCCTGTTCGAGTCGGGGGCGATCGTGCTCCATATCGCCGAGCGTTACGGGGGCCTGCTGCCGGACGACGCGAATGCCCGGGCGCGCGCGATCGCGTGGATGTTCGCCGCGCTCGACACGGTGGAGCCGCCGATCTTCGACCGCGCCCTCGCCAGGATCCTCGAGCGTGACGAGCCCTGGTACGAGCAGCGCCTGCGCTTCCTCGAGGACAGCATCCGGACACGGCTGGGCCACCTGTCCCGCCGCCTCGGCGATGCCGAGTGGCTGGACGGCGCGTTCAGCGCCGGCGACCTGCTGATGGTGACCGTGCTGCGCCGGCTGCAGGGATCGGACCTGCTGGAAGACCATCCGAACCTCTCCGCCTATGTCGCCCGCGGCGAAGCGCGGCCCGCCTACAAGCGCGCCTTCGCCGCCCAGCTGGCGGTGTTCACCGCCGCATCGGCCGGCTGA
- a CDS encoding intradiol ring-cleavage dioxygenase — protein MVTRAEPPTRRTVITACLAVPALQAAGLGLAAAQPAELAPTPACDDGDHPTPAQTEGPFFKPDAPLRRDLAADAPNGDRIIVAGFVLDTRCRPLPGAIVQIWHADDMGRYDTAGYRLRGHQFTDRSGRWWFTTIVPALYPGRTRHYHLKAQKPSGPILTTQLYFPGEPRNARDRLFDERLLLRIGETADGRFGRFDIVL, from the coding sequence GTGGTCACGCGAGCCGAGCCGCCGACGCGGCGCACCGTTATCACCGCATGTCTCGCCGTGCCGGCCCTGCAGGCAGCCGGGCTCGGCCTCGCCGCAGCCCAGCCGGCGGAGCTGGCGCCCACGCCGGCCTGCGACGACGGCGATCATCCGACCCCGGCCCAGACGGAAGGCCCCTTTTTCAAGCCGGATGCGCCGCTGCGGCGGGACCTCGCCGCCGACGCGCCGAACGGGGACAGAATCATCGTCGCCGGCTTCGTGCTGGACACCCGCTGCCGCCCGCTTCCGGGGGCGATCGTGCAGATCTGGCACGCCGACGACATGGGCCGGTACGACACGGCGGGCTATCGCCTCCGCGGCCATCAATTCACCGACCGGAGCGGCCGGTGGTGGTTCACCACGATTGTCCCGGCGCTCTACCCCGGCCGGACCCGGCACTATCACCTGAAGGCCCAGAAGCCGTCGGGGCCGATCCTCACCACCCAGCTTTATTTTCCCGGCGAGCCGCGGAATGCCCGCGATCGCCTGTTCGATGAGCGCCTGCTGCTGCGCATCGGCGAGACGGCCGATGGGCGGTTTGGGCGATTCGACATCGTGC
- a CDS encoding PBSX family phage terminase large subunit has translation MELKQLKKSHWHFIACFLGHGVASQAALGAGYSKKNPRTIGCNLLHRPEILAGCLMQAIAMRAEGQEPDGRAVRQLYEIVPDRLGKGLNEHDFAGLPPVEEAFRQFCLALGLDQHRMMPLPMPALPRPAPDGTGTMPDGAEAAAAPAAAARPAPRAPLAPPPLRLPRKFKRLAKPSRYKALHGGRGSGKSHVFAELLVRRCFETPTRAVCIREVQRSLDQSVKRLLEDKIQALGLGAAFTVQADRILGPGEGRIIFQGMQTHTAESIKSLEGYDIAWVEEAQSLSKRSLELLRPTIRRPDSELWFSWNPTRPDDPVDQLFRGGPAPPRTTLIEANWTANPHFPKVLKAEMEWDRERDPDKYQHVWLGGYQRSSEARVFTNWRVEAFEAPAGARFLFGADWGFARDPTVLVRCFLAGRTLHVDHEAYRVGCEIDRTPALFDTVPEARRWPIVADGARPETISYMQHHGFPKLRAAAKGAGSVKEGVEFLKSCDILVHPRCRHLIDELALYSWRTDPRTGDILPELEDRENHAIDALRYALEGQRSGSTYDTSMRWVGPGLG, from the coding sequence ATGGAGCTGAAGCAGCTGAAGAAGAGCCATTGGCATTTCATCGCGTGTTTTCTCGGCCACGGCGTCGCGTCCCAGGCGGCCTTGGGGGCCGGCTACTCGAAGAAGAACCCCAGGACCATCGGCTGCAACCTGCTGCACAGGCCGGAGATCCTGGCCGGCTGCCTCATGCAGGCGATCGCGATGCGCGCCGAAGGGCAGGAGCCGGACGGGCGGGCGGTGCGCCAGCTGTACGAGATCGTCCCGGACCGCCTCGGGAAGGGCCTGAACGAGCATGATTTCGCCGGCCTGCCGCCGGTCGAGGAGGCGTTCCGGCAGTTCTGCCTCGCCCTGGGGCTGGACCAACACAGGATGATGCCGCTGCCCATGCCGGCCCTGCCGAGGCCGGCACCGGATGGGACCGGGACGATGCCGGACGGGGCGGAGGCCGCGGCCGCTCCAGCGGCGGCAGCCAGGCCGGCGCCGCGGGCGCCGCTGGCCCCGCCGCCGCTCAGGCTGCCGCGCAAGTTCAAGCGCCTGGCGAAGCCGTCGCGCTACAAGGCGCTGCATGGCGGGCGCGGCTCGGGCAAGTCGCATGTCTTCGCCGAGCTGCTGGTGCGGCGCTGCTTCGAGACGCCGACCCGGGCGGTGTGCATCCGCGAGGTGCAGCGGTCGCTGGACCAGTCGGTCAAGCGGCTGCTGGAGGACAAGATCCAGGCGCTCGGCCTCGGCGCCGCCTTCACCGTCCAGGCCGACCGGATCCTGGGCCCGGGGGAGGGGCGGATCATCTTCCAGGGCATGCAGACCCACACGGCGGAGTCGATCAAGTCGCTGGAGGGCTACGACATCGCCTGGGTCGAGGAGGCCCAGTCGCTGTCGAAGCGGAGCCTGGAGCTGCTGCGCCCGACCATCCGCAGGCCGGACTCCGAGCTGTGGTTCTCCTGGAACCCGACCCGGCCGGACGACCCGGTCGACCAGCTGTTCCGCGGCGGCCCGGCGCCGCCGCGCACCACACTGATCGAGGCCAACTGGACCGCGAACCCGCATTTCCCGAAGGTGCTGAAGGCCGAGATGGAATGGGACCGCGAGCGCGACCCGGACAAGTACCAGCATGTCTGGCTGGGCGGCTATCAGCGCAGCAGCGAGGCGCGGGTGTTCACGAACTGGCGGGTGGAGGCGTTCGAGGCCCCGGCCGGAGCCCGCTTCCTGTTCGGCGCCGACTGGGGCTTCGCCCGCGACCCGACGGTGCTGGTGCGCTGCTTCCTCGCCGGCCGGACGCTGCATGTCGACCACGAGGCCTACCGGGTCGGCTGCGAGATCGACCGCACGCCGGCCCTGTTCGACACGGTGCCGGAGGCGCGGCGCTGGCCGATCGTGGCCGACGGCGCCCGGCCGGAGACGATCAGCTACATGCAGCACCACGGCTTCCCGAAGCTGCGGGCGGCGGCGAAGGGGGCGGGGTCGGTCAAGGAGGGCGTCGAGTTCCTGAAGAGCTGCGACATCCTGGTGCATCCGCGCTGCCGGCACCTGATCGACGAGCTGGCGCTGTACAGCTGGCGCACCGACCCGCGCACCGGCGACATCCTGCCCGAGCTGGAGGACCGCGAGAACCATGCCATCGACGCCCTGCGCTACGCGCTCGAAGGGCAGAGGAGCGGCAGCACCTACGACACCAGCATGCGCTGGGTGGGGCCGGGGCTGGGGTGA